In one Alphaproteobacteria bacterium SS10 genomic region, the following are encoded:
- a CDS encoding L,D-transpeptidase family protein, translated as MSRGDSEPGRTGNRSSHISRRDCLRAGFAAGLAGGLAGLAKHPAVAQNLAAGITPSARGYFHPWLNDPIVEAVAGGVPPQRVQLTPDGLTSGLCGAVQHYRAVVEAGGWPVIPDPGLVLERDVTDRAVGLLRRRLRLSGDLPGVADQTSDTFDVSLENAVKAFQSRHGLEADGAVGPATLAELNVPANVRLATLVINVERARQWAKDYGDRFIAVNIAAGRLHLIEGGNTVFDTRVIVGRIDRTTPIIHSKITRLDFNPFWYCPDSIARRDLLPAIQTDPDYFFNNGIRVLTSFSNGAEEIPPEEIDWFSYDGIDNLPYKFRQDPGPWNVLGPVRFNFNNNHSVYLHGTSNEELFEQATRTFSSGCVRVDGALDISAYLASAHDKWDVDRVQGVVESYKTRSVTLDDPMPVHLIYRTAWVDHDGTVQFRPDVYDWDAVLDIKWRHVADVPCVYGLRQNAEQRVLDANASFANGG; from the coding sequence ATGAGCCGTGGGGATTCTGAACCAGGGCGGACCGGAAACCGCAGCAGCCATATCTCGCGCCGCGACTGTTTGCGCGCGGGCTTTGCCGCTGGCCTGGCCGGTGGTTTGGCTGGTTTGGCCAAGCATCCCGCCGTGGCGCAAAACCTTGCAGCCGGTATCACCCCATCAGCGCGTGGCTACTTCCATCCCTGGCTTAATGACCCAATTGTTGAGGCGGTCGCCGGTGGCGTACCGCCGCAACGGGTGCAGCTGACCCCCGATGGTCTGACCAGTGGGCTATGCGGTGCTGTCCAACACTACCGCGCCGTGGTCGAGGCTGGCGGCTGGCCAGTAATTCCTGATCCTGGCCTGGTGTTAGAGCGTGATGTTACCGACCGTGCGGTTGGCCTTCTGCGGCGCCGGTTGCGCCTAAGTGGCGATCTGCCGGGTGTGGCCGATCAGACCAGCGACACCTTTGATGTCAGCCTTGAGAATGCGGTTAAAGCCTTCCAATCTCGCCATGGGCTTGAGGCGGATGGTGCCGTGGGCCCGGCAACGCTGGCTGAACTGAACGTCCCGGCCAATGTGCGGCTGGCGACCCTGGTCATCAATGTGGAGCGGGCCCGGCAATGGGCGAAGGATTATGGCGACCGCTTTATCGCCGTGAACATCGCCGCCGGTCGTCTGCATCTGATTGAGGGTGGCAACACTGTTTTCGACACCCGTGTAATCGTCGGCCGGATTGATCGGACCACGCCGATTATCCATTCCAAGATTACGCGCCTCGACTTCAACCCGTTCTGGTATTGCCCGGACAGCATCGCCCGTCGCGATCTACTGCCCGCGATCCAAACCGACCCCGACTACTTCTTCAATAACGGTATTCGGGTGCTGACCAGTTTTAGCAACGGTGCCGAGGAGATCCCGCCGGAGGAGATCGACTGGTTCTCCTATGACGGTATCGACAACCTGCCCTACAAGTTCCGCCAGGACCCCGGCCCTTGGAATGTGCTTGGCCCGGTGCGGTTCAACTTCAACAACAACCACTCCGTCTATCTGCATGGCACCTCGAATGAGGAGCTGTTTGAACAAGCGACCCGTACGTTTAGCTCTGGCTGTGTACGTGTCGATGGGGCGCTCGATATCTCGGCCTATCTGGCCTCAGCCCATGACAAATGGGATGTGGATCGGGTGCAAGGCGTGGTTGAGAGCTATAAGACCCGCAGCGTGACCCTGGATGATCCAATGCCCGTGCATCTGATCTATCGGACCGCCTGGGTTGACCATGATGGCACCGTGCAATTCAGACCTGACGTTTATGACTGGGATGCGGTGCTAGACATCAAGTGGCGTCATGTGGCAGACGTGCCTTGTGTTTACGGGCTGCGCCAGAATGCGGAGCAGCGCGTGCTCGATGCCAATGCCAGCTTTGCCAATGGCGGCTAA
- a CDS encoding ABC transporter permease, producing the protein MPDGDLGPRVHGRVNWIGFWTLYAKEVKRFIKVYLQTILAPVITTLLFYTVFALALDAGNRSVAGVPFLEFLAPGLIMMGITQNAFANTSSTVIIAKVQGNIVDVLLPPLSSLELAMGWILGGVTRGIVVGLFIYISLVIFVGIPIHNPGLILFHAISGSLLLSTLGVIGGIWSDKFDHIAAVTNFIVTPLTFLSGTFYSIERLPSEWQFMAHLNPVFYMIDGFRAGFIGHADGDLTTGIIVGVVTNAVLLVLALRMLQSGYKLRP; encoded by the coding sequence ATGCCTGATGGTGATTTGGGGCCCCGTGTCCATGGCCGGGTTAACTGGATCGGGTTTTGGACGCTCTATGCCAAAGAGGTGAAGCGTTTCATCAAGGTCTATCTCCAGACCATTTTGGCGCCGGTGATCACCACGTTACTGTTCTACACCGTGTTTGCGCTGGCGCTTGATGCTGGGAACCGAAGCGTGGCCGGTGTGCCGTTTTTGGAGTTTCTGGCGCCCGGCTTGATCATGATGGGCATTACACAGAATGCCTTTGCCAACACCTCCTCCACCGTCATTATCGCCAAGGTTCAGGGTAATATCGTTGATGTGCTTCTGCCGCCCTTAAGCTCGCTTGAGCTGGCCATGGGGTGGATTTTGGGCGGTGTTACCAGAGGCATCGTGGTCGGGCTATTTATCTATATCTCGCTCGTCATCTTTGTCGGTATTCCGATCCACAATCCCGGATTGATCCTGTTCCACGCGATTAGCGGATCGCTGTTGCTCTCCACCCTGGGTGTGATCGGCGGTATTTGGTCGGATAAGTTTGATCACATCGCTGCCGTGACCAACTTCATCGTTACGCCGCTGACCTTCTTGTCGGGCACGTTCTATTCAATCGAACGCCTGCCGAGTGAGTGGCAGTTCATGGCCCACCTAAACCCGGTTTTCTACATGATCGATGGGTTCCGCGCGGGCTTCATCGGCCATGCGGATGGTGACTTAACCACCGGCATCATCGTTGGCGTTGTGACCAATGCGGTTCTGCTTGTCCTGGCACTACGTATGCTGCAGAGCGGCTATAAGTTGCGACCATGA
- a CDS encoding EamA family transporter — MRAKIWPLILLAVFGITAFNTLVYWSQYKTTAVNLFLLNATVPLLIPAFSFLLFRDRVNRWQGLGIALAMVGAVTIILQGNLATLLDLTVNQGDAVILLAMVLYAIYSTCLRLKPSIHPMSMLVALFALGNLFILPFFIWEHLFVAQIEFTPKTIIALIYIGIFPSFLAYLFFNRGVELIGANRASLYFHLMPIMGTAFSVMLFGEPFAGYHFAGTALIVVGLILGTRRPKASAD, encoded by the coding sequence ATGCGGGCCAAGATTTGGCCGCTGATCCTATTGGCCGTGTTCGGGATTACCGCCTTTAACACCCTGGTCTATTGGAGCCAGTACAAAACAACGGCCGTGAACCTGTTCCTGTTGAACGCCACTGTGCCCCTGCTGATCCCGGCCTTCTCGTTTCTGCTGTTTCGCGACCGGGTTAATCGCTGGCAGGGGCTAGGCATCGCGCTTGCGATGGTGGGGGCGGTGACCATTATCCTGCAGGGGAATTTGGCGACCCTGTTAGACCTCACCGTTAATCAAGGGGATGCGGTAATCCTGTTAGCGATGGTTCTCTACGCTATCTACTCAACCTGTCTGCGGTTGAAGCCAAGCATTCACCCGATGTCGATGCTGGTGGCTCTGTTTGCCCTCGGCAACCTATTCATCCTGCCATTCTTTATCTGGGAGCATCTGTTCGTTGCGCAGATTGAGTTCACGCCAAAGACCATCATTGCTCTGATTTACATCGGCATCTTCCCGTCCTTCCTCGCCTACCTCTTCTTCAATCGTGGGGTTGAGCTGATCGGTGCAAATCGCGCCTCGCTCTATTTCCACCTGATGCCGATTATGGGTACGGCCTTCTCTGTCATGCTCTTTGGTGAGCCATTTGCCGGGTATCATTTTGCCGGCACCGCCCTGATTGTTGTGGGTCTGATCCTTGGCACCCGTCGCCCAAAAGCATCGGCTGATTGA